The sequence AACGCTTGCGTTTCGGCATGGCTGAGCCGACGAGTCATGCGCCTGCGAATGACAATTTTTTTTTAGGCTCCAGGCTCGAGCAATGAGCAGTGAGCAATGAGGTTTCAGATAATTGGTAAGCAGTTAAAGGGCAAATGCAGAATCCCCCTAACCACCAACCACTAACCACTGTCTACTTCCTACTGCCTACTTCCTACTTCCTACTTCCTACTGCCTACTTTCTCTCGTCTCTCGTCTTTCGTCTCTCGTCTAAATTTTATATTTTCCCCCATGTTACAATGGGACACGCTTCTTTCTGCGACTCGCTACGGGCACCCGGCCGATCCGGACCCGAACCGCTCCGATTTCCATCGCGACTATGACCGCATCGTTTTCTCGACGGCATTCCGTCGCCTTGGCCGCAAGACTCAGGTTCACCCGTTCTCGGTGAACGACCATGTTCATAGCCGCCTCACGCACAGTCTGGAAGTTTCCAGCGTGGGCCGCAGCCTTGCCATTACAGTCTACCACTTGATCAAGGAACACTTGCCCAAGTACGTGAATGAGTACCAGTTCGGTACGATTGTCCAGTCGGCGTGTCTCGCTCACGATATCGGCAATCCGCCGTTTGGCCATGCGGGCGAGGCGGCAATTCGCGAGTGGTTCCGCAAGAACCGCAACAGCGCTCCGCTCAGGGATTTGGGCGACCGTGAAATGGCCGATTTCGAGAATTTTGACGGCAATGCCCAAGGGCACAGAATCCTGAGCAAGCTGGAATATCACTTTTTAGACGGCGGCATGCGCCTCACGTACGCGACCATCGGTTCGATGATCAAGTACCCGCGCCTCGCCATGTACGGCACGCCGACGAGCCTGTTCTCGACCGAGGCGGACCTTTACCGCGAAACGGCGGATACGCTCGGCTTGCCGGAAGTTGCCAAGGGCCAGTGGGTGCGCCATCCGCTGGTGTACCTGATGGAAGCTGCCGACGACATTTGCTATTCCATCCTTGACGTCGAAGACGCTATTGAACTGGGTATCCTTTCTTTTGCCGACGTGCGTGGCATGTTCTCGTACCTTTGCGGCCCCGACGTGGATATCGACCGCGAATACGAAGAAAACGGCCAGAACTTCCGCGACTTCTTGAGCAGCATCCGCGGGCACGCCATCCAGAACCTGATTGACGACGTGGCCGTCCTTTTCATGAAGCATTACGAAGAAATCATGAACGGGGCGCTCCAGAAGCATTTGATTGACCTCTCGCGCAGCGAGACGATGGAAGGTATCCGCATCGCGAAGCGCCTGGGCGTGGAGCGCATCTACCCGGACCGCCGCAAGACGGAACTGGAAGTGGGCAGCTACACGACGCTCAGCACCGTGCTCGATGCCTTCATCAACGGCGTTCACGATTATCGCCTGAACGGCAAGAATTCTTACCGTGCCGACCGCATCGTGCGCCTGATTGGTCAAGCAAAAATCGGCCAGAGTGTCACAGCTGCAGAAGCGTACCACCAGGTGCTTGACTTTGTGAGCGGGATGACGGACAACTATGCGACCTACCTGGCGCGCCAGATTGGCGGGTTGGTCATGGGGCTTTAATGGTCTGGTTGTTCGACTACGACCTGACTTTGTACGGCGAAGAGGAACGCCATGTCCTCGTTTCCCTGGACCGTCGCATTTCGGCTTACGTGCAAAAGACGATTGGTGGTACGTTCGAACATGCCTCGGAAATCCGGACGGAGTATTTGCACCGCTACGGCACGACCCTTGCGGGGCTCATGGCTTTGCACGGTACCGATCCGGACGACTTTTTTGATTTCATCCATGATGCTCAATATCTGGTGTACCCGGTCCCGGCACCGGCGAAGCGAGACCTGCTGCTTTCGCTGAAGGGCCCGCGCGGTGTGTTTACGAATGGCCGCCACGATTGGAGCGAGGCGGGGATGCGCTCGATGGGAATTCTGGACTGCATGGATTTCGTGTTCGACCTGAAGGCCCTCGGTTGGGTCGGCAAACCCCATGACATCGCTTACGAGAAGATGGAAAACTTCCTGAAAGGGCGCCTTGGTGCCGATTTTAACGCATCCGGCATCGTCCTTCTGGAAGATTCCTTGCGTAACTTGGAACCTGCCCATGCCCGCGGCTGGATCACGATTCTTGTCAATCCGGTTGAAAACGCTCCCGATTGGGTGGATTTTCATATTCCCCATTTGCTAGATTTAGACAAGATAGTCAATAAATTACCTTGCTAGAAACGTTTTTGAAAGACTCTTATGAATAGAATTTCTCTCTCCGTGATTTGCCTCCTGTGCCTGATGTTGTCCCCGCTGTTTGCGTCCCCGGCTATTCCGGTCGCTGCGCGTAACGGGTTTAAGAACATGACCGTGACGACGGAGTATTCCGACCTGCTCAAAGAAAAGAACGCGAGGAACGATTCCCTGCTCCCCGCACTCGATGGCGACAAGGCTTTTGCCGAGGTGCTCCGCCTGAACCCGAATTTCTGGAGCCTGGGTGGCGCTATCGACAAGGAAGCTTCGCTTGTGACAAAACTGAATGCGAAGGTCATTTTTATCGACGGTATCCGCGAGGAACCGTACTGCGAACTGGAAAAGGGCTCGTCGAGCGATGCCGGCACCTGGAACGTGCGCATCGGTGTCGACTTTGTGTCGGGTGGCTCGAACATCGTGCATATCCACGTGCAGCAGTGCTTGGACTATGTCCGCGACGAACTGGGTTATGCCGTAAAGAAGGGCGACAAGGTCATTGTGGTCCCGCCCAAGAAGGTTCTTGACAAACTCAAGAAAAGTGAAATTCCCGATGCCATTGACCTTGACTTGCAACAGACGCTCCTCAAGGCTCACGAAGAAGTCGAACTTGACGGAAAGTGCCCGAAGAACATTGAGGCCTATGTCATCCTGATGAACGTCTACAATCAGGTGAAAGACAAGAAAATGGATTACGTTGTCATCAACGACCAGTTGAATAAGCAGAAAAACGGTGGCTTGCGTGTGCAGAGCTGCGCCTTCAGTCGCGAATGGAACAAACGCTACCAGGAAAGCGCAAGTTTCGAATGCGATATCGACAATGACCGCTGCCTGTACCGCCAGGAAAACGACGGCGATACGGAATGGCATATAAACTATGACCAGGACCGTTTTGAGTATATCAACAAGAAATTCTTGTTCTTCAATCGCAACCCCAAGAGCATCCACAAGGGCGGAACCATGCTGGATTTGCGCCTGATCCGCCTCTCTACGACTCTTTATCTGGAAGCCTATATCAACCTGAAGGGTGAACCTGTGACACTCGGGCTCGTGATTGTCCCTGGCGAGAAGACCATCAAGGATTACGAAGATAACAGCGCCACTGCCGAAGAAGATGGCGAAATGATGGAATAGATACGTTTTTTTTCATAAAAAATTACTTTGATTGTCGGATTTCCGACAATTTTTATTATATATTTAGAATGGAATCTAATTTATAAGGAGTCCTTATGAAGAATCTTGTCAAGTTGTCCCTTTTGGCCGCAATGGCCGTTGCTCCTGTTATGGCCGATGAATCTTTCGGTGGTATCGGAGTGACTATTTATCAGATCCACGAAGGAGTCAAGGTGGCCGAGGTCATCCCGGGTACTCCCGCAGCCGAGACTAAGCTCCAGGCGGGCGACGTGATTACCGCTGTCGACGGTGTCAGCCTCCAGGGCAAGGATATCGAAGCTTCCAAGGAAATGCTCCGTGGCCAGGTGAACAAGCCGCTCGAGATTACTTATGTGAGCGCAGGCGAAACCTACAAGGAAACGGTCCGCCGCACCCAGATTACCGTGAAGGAATTCGAAGGCAAGTCTGTGCAGAACTGGTATGGTGACAAGGAAAATGTGAACTCTCACGAACTTGAAGCCTTCGCCAGCGCAAAGCAGAGCGACAAGCAGCTCGTGGCTGTCCTCCAGAACGGCAACCTCGTGAAGGAAGACGTCAAGGCCGCTTCTGCTGGCATCAACGGTGTCTACATCGAAAGGGTGAACGAATTTGAACCCAAGGTCCAGAAGAAGAATGTCGTTCGTTCCAGCGACGCTCGCCTCCGTGGCTTTACGCGCAAGGCTGTGAGCTTCGGCCTCAAGTCTTCGGGCAAGGCTGTTGTCTCCATCTTGAACGCTGATGGCGAATTGGTTGCCACCCTCCGTGCCGACGACGCTAAGGCCGGCATCAACACGATTGCTTGGGACGGTAGCCAGCTGACGAGTGGCCGCTACATGGTGAGCATTGACCATAACGGTTCCGTTAGCGGAACGATGGCTGTGCTGAAGTAGCTCCAGTCCATAACTTTTAATGGGACCGGTCAGAAGTGGCCGGTCTTTTTTTGTCGTGTTTGTTTGAAAAAAAATCAATTTGGTTCCTACTGAAGAACTGCGATTTTCTATCTTATCGCGCAACGTGTTTTTATTGAGAACCCATAGTCTCCTGTGGGCCGTTTTGCTGTTTGCATTGGCTGCCCTCTGTGCTCCTGCCGCGTTTGGCGAGGAGATGACCCGCTTTGAACTTGAAGAGCGAGTCCAAGAGGAAGAGGACACGACGGAAGTCACCTGGATGAATGACACTTCTGGAGTGGATACAATCGAGTATCGTGCTG is a genomic window of uncultured Fibrobacter sp. containing:
- a CDS encoding deoxyguanosinetriphosphate triphosphohydrolase, which translates into the protein MLQWDTLLSATRYGHPADPDPNRSDFHRDYDRIVFSTAFRRLGRKTQVHPFSVNDHVHSRLTHSLEVSSVGRSLAITVYHLIKEHLPKYVNEYQFGTIVQSACLAHDIGNPPFGHAGEAAIREWFRKNRNSAPLRDLGDREMADFENFDGNAQGHRILSKLEYHFLDGGMRLTYATIGSMIKYPRLAMYGTPTSLFSTEADLYRETADTLGLPEVAKGQWVRHPLVYLMEAADDICYSILDVEDAIELGILSFADVRGMFSYLCGPDVDIDREYEENGQNFRDFLSSIRGHAIQNLIDDVAVLFMKHYEEIMNGALQKHLIDLSRSETMEGIRIAKRLGVERIYPDRRKTELEVGSYTTLSTVLDAFINGVHDYRLNGKNSYRADRIVRLIGQAKIGQSVTAAEAYHQVLDFVSGMTDNYATYLARQIGGLVMGL
- a CDS encoding pyrimidine 5'-nucleotidase; the protein is MVWLFDYDLTLYGEEERHVLVSLDRRISAYVQKTIGGTFEHASEIRTEYLHRYGTTLAGLMALHGTDPDDFFDFIHDAQYLVYPVPAPAKRDLLLSLKGPRGVFTNGRHDWSEAGMRSMGILDCMDFVFDLKALGWVGKPHDIAYEKMENFLKGRLGADFNASGIVLLEDSLRNLEPAHARGWITILVNPVENAPDWVDFHIPHLLDLDKIVNKLPC
- a CDS encoding PDZ domain-containing protein → MKNLVKLSLLAAMAVAPVMADESFGGIGVTIYQIHEGVKVAEVIPGTPAAETKLQAGDVITAVDGVSLQGKDIEASKEMLRGQVNKPLEITYVSAGETYKETVRRTQITVKEFEGKSVQNWYGDKENVNSHELEAFASAKQSDKQLVAVLQNGNLVKEDVKAASAGINGVYIERVNEFEPKVQKKNVVRSSDARLRGFTRKAVSFGLKSSGKAVVSILNADGELVATLRADDAKAGINTIAWDGSQLTSGRYMVSIDHNGSVSGTMAVLK